The DNA window AACCTTCGGCGTTGTCGCGTTGTTGATGAGCATTTACGAACGCAAACACGAGGCGCGAACGCCGTTCGTAAGGGTCGCGGAAGTCGACGAGGTGACGACCGATCCTGAGCCATGGGGGCTGAACTGGCCCGATCAGTACGACTCGTACTTGTTGACCGTCGATAGCGAGGAGTCCGAGTATGGCGGATCCGAAGCACTCACGGCGAGCAAGCTGGAAGAGCATCCGTGGCTCAAACGATTGTACGCCGGCTACGCGTTCAGCATCGATTATCGTGAGGCACGAGGACATGCCTATATGCTGGCCGATCAGGAGGTGACCAAGCGTGTGACCGAACGTAAGCAAGCCGGGGCCTGTTTGCACTGCCATGCTTCCATCATTCCGACCTATCGCCGGTTGGGACTGGAAGAGGAGGGGGACAAGGAAGTCACGGCCGAAGTGTTGGCCGCCGAATTCAACATGCCTGCGGTCATGGCTGGGTTCGAGAAGATGAGCACGATGTCGTATGAGGACGCGCATGCCGAACTGGAGAAAACGCCCGACGGAACGCCCGCTACCGAAGGGAACGCGCACCCGGTGAGCTGCATCGACTGCCACGATCCAGAGACGATGCAAATCCGCGTCACCCGTCCCGGATTCATCAACGGCATCGCCGCCCTGGCCAAAAGTGATGATCCGGTGGTTCACCTTCCGAGCGTCAATCGTTGGCGAGAAGGTAAGCGAGAACGGGACTACGATCCGAATCAAGATGCCTCACGGCAAGAGATGCGGACCTTCGTCTGTGCTCAGTGTCACGTCGAGTACTATTGTGCCAACAAAGAGACGCTTTTCTTCCCCTGGGGAGGCGGCTTGAAGGTGGAAGAGATCGAGAAGACCTACGACGAACACAAGTTCCCGGACGGAAGCGACTTCTACGATTACAAGCATGGCGAAACGGGCGCGCCAGTCTACAAAGCACAGCATCCCGAGTTTGAGCTGTGGAGCCAGGGGATTCACGCGCGCAGCGGCGTCAGCTGTTCGGACTGCCACATGCCGTACGAGCGGAAGGGAGCGATGAAGGTCAGCAGCCACAACGTGCGGAGCCCCATGCTCAGCGTGAACCGTTCCTGTCAGCAGTGCCACAACGTCAACGAGAACGAGTTGAAGTATCGGGTAGAAGGAATCCAAGAGCGAACCAAGGCCCTGATCGACCGAGCCGCGACCGCGATGACCGATATGCTCGATGCGATTCGCGACGCCAAGGCAGCTGGCGCGACCGAAGAGCAGTTGCAGCCGATTTATGCGTTGCAGCGGAAGGGAATGTGGCGTCTCGACTTCATCAGCAGCGAGAATTCAAAGGGATTTCACGCTTCGCAAGAGTCGGCCCGGATTTTGGGCGAGTCGATTGATTACTGTCGCCAAGCCGAAGCCATGGCCTTGAAGCTACGAGCTCCTGAGGCTCCTGAGTCGACCGCCGAAGTCGAAGAGGTGAAAGGCATTACGCCTGACGATAAGGCTCCGAATTAATGCCACAGCAGCGATAGCAAAAATCGGAAACTGGCATTGCCCCAGTTTCTAAAGTTTCGCTATCTTTTTTGACGCATGGCCCGTTCGTATGGGAAACGGGCTGACGTTAACCTGGATCATTCGGACGCCCCGAACGTCGCGGGCAATTGTATTGGACATGTCCCACTCATCGGTTCGCGCTGCACGAGCGTGGTGGCTTCGATGGCTTCCGCCTGGCATGCCGTCTCATCGGTCGATTGTTTGTGATTTGATGGATCTGCATCAGCAGATGCCGACCGTGTCGCAAGCGAAGTCGTTTCAATTGCAGACGCTCAGCGAAGCACGACAAGAATGTCCGCAACGGATTTCGTGGACGCTGCTTTACCTACGTGCGTTCGCGATAGCCGCGCAAGAATTTCCCAACCTGCGCCGCACGCTAATTACATGGCCATGGCGTCATTTGTACGAGCATCCCACGTCGTATGCCAATATGACGGTCTCTCGCGAGGTTGACGGGGAATCGTGGCTATTCTTCGCCCCAATCGAATCTCCCGAGCAGCGATCGCTGGTGGAACTCCAGGGACTGCTTAACCGTTACCAACAAGAACCGGTCGAGGGGGTCTTTAAAAATCAAGTTCGTTTGGCCCGTTATCCGCGTGTGATTCGTCGCGTGTTGTGGTGGCTACGTTTCAACGTCTCGGCCCGCAAACGCATCAAACGACTTGGTACGTTCGCTCTGACAACAGTTGCCGGGCAAGGCGTAACGATTCTCGATCCGAAGGCACCTGTCACATCGACCCTGACGTATGGTCCACTCGACGAATCAGGCAAGTGCGACGTCATCCTGGCGTATGATCATCGCGTGATGGATGGCAAGGAAGTCGCCACGATCCTTAACCGGCTCGAGGAAATCTTAAACGGCCAAATCTTACAAGAGATGCATGAACTGACGGAGCACTTCCATCAGTTGACGTGTGCTGCCCAAACCCAAGCAGCCTAGTCGCGCGCGGCGAGCGGAAGCTGCACGCCCCACTGCTCGTGCAGCCAATCGGGAATCATCAGGAACGCGGCGCGGCTGTGAGCCCAGCGGATCGTTTCTTCCTGCATCGCCACTTTGGTATTCAGGAAATATCGATTCGGATAGATGCCGACTCTTCCAAGGTCCAGTCGATCCGAATCCCAACACGTTTGCACGGTGACGTCGGCGTGGTGTCGCTGATCGGTGTGCCCCTGACAAGCTTCCTGAAGCAAGGTGAACTGCCGATCAGTCAGCTCGAAGAATTCACCACGCAGCTCGGCAGCCAGCTGTGCACCGCGAGGTCCATGCTGGGGATCGTGCCCTTCGCTTTCGCGGCATGCATCATGGAACACCGCAAATAAGCGAACGACGTCGGGATCGGCGTCGGTGGCTTCCGCCAGACGGAACCCGATATCGTGCACGCGAGCCCAATGGGCAATGCCGTGGCAGCCGTCAAGCGGCAAGGCATAGCCTTGTACGATTCGCTCGACCAACGGTCTCATCGCAATCGACATGGCAGACTCCTTTCCCGTCAGGGTTTTTGCCAGACGCGGTTTCCCTGCCGGACAATGTAACGATCGTGGTCGAGTTGACAAATTCACTCGACACGAGCCACTCAAGGAAAGTTCACTGCGACATGTCAGCGGCTGCTCGCCTAGCTCTAGAAATAGCAGAGGTTTGCAGATTCGCCCAGTATTTGGCAAGCAAAGCGTAACTCAAGTTCTTCACGAACTATTTAGATGAACTTCATGATTCGGCGTCGCAAAACGCCTTTAGCTCAGGGCGGAACTGCTCGACTGTTGGCAGGCGAGCGGCGGGATCGCTGGCCAGACAGTTCATGACAAGTGCTTCCAATTGCGACGGCAGCGATATGCCCCAGCGACTGGGAGGAACTGGCGGGATGCCTCGTTCGAGATCGCTTAAAATCGTGTCGGGCGATCCCGTTCTCGGTGGTCGACCGGTGAGTATCGAATAGAGGAGACCCCCCAAACCGTACACGTCGACACTAAAATCGAGCGGGGTGTTGGTTAGTTGTTCTGGTGCCAGGTAGGCCAAGGTACCACCGCGGATTGTATTGGTATTCAAGGTTTGGCTACGCAGCGAAGCGAGGCCAAAATCGGCGACGTACACGGCGTTCTGTCGCGAGATCAAGATGTTGGCAGGCTTCAAGTCACCATGCAGCACGTTGCCGTGATGTGCCGCGCTGATTGCGCCGGCCACGTTGTTCACGATGCGGACGGCTTCCGCCACAGGGAGAGGAGCCCGATCGACCTTTTGCTGAAGGTTTTCACCGTCCACCCAGTCCATAACTAGGAAGTAGCCGCCGCCAGGGTATTGGCCAAGTCCATGCACGCCAACAATGCTGGGATGGCAAACCTTGGCCATTATCTGGGCCTCACTGACGAACTGCCGCACCGCCCATCGGTCTCGCTGATGACGTTTGTGTAGCGATTTGATGGCAACAGTTCGATTGCGTCGGAGTTCAACCGCTCGGTACACCTTACCAAAGCCGCCGCTGCCAACGTGCTACTTCAGCATGTAGTCTTGCCACAAGAGGATCGCGTTATCTTGGATTGCCCTTTCGTCTTGTGGATGGAGACGTCGCTTCAGAGTCTCCCGAAAGATTTGCAGCCAACGACGGAGGGTACGCGCCGACTTGTCGCTGGTTTCAGCGATTTCTTCCACTGTTTTGCCGGCAAGTATTTGTGAGATTACTTCGCGAGCATCAGGCGGCATCGCTTGCAGGGCAACCTCGATTTCTTCCAGTAATGCTTCAACTTCGCCCGGTTGGGGATCATGCTGCGAAACGGGATGATCGGTGGTCACTTCCCGTGCGACGGAACGTTTACTGGCCGTGTGCCGCTCGACTTGCCGGCCCAGCTTGTTGAGTGAAATTGCCGCCAATAGCCGCCACAAGTCGCCCGGCTTCTCGAGCGTGAAATGATCGTCCTGTGCTTTCAGGAAGAAGCTCCGAAACGCGGACTGCGCGACGTCTTCGGGATCGATCCGTGTGCGAAGTGATTTCGATAGCCGCCGCCGAATCAAAGGCAGAAGCCGAGTCAGGTAACGATAGAAAATCTCTGCGGCCGCATCGGGATCGGCAGCGACAAACCGCTGGAGCAACTGCTGAGAGTTCTCGACGGAGTGAGCTGCTGGGTCGGTCATGGGAAATCTCAAAAAGTTTTGCCTTCGCGTGGCCAAACAGAAGCGGAAATCGAATCAACCCATTAGGCGAGATAGATCGATCTCGCCCTGGTTAGACACCCGCGATGGAGAAAAGTTCTCATGACTCACGTCGTCACCGGCCTCTGCGATGGCTGCAAGTATACCGATTGCGTCACGGTTTGCCCCTGCGAATGCTTCCATGAAGGGGAACGCATGTTGTTTATCGATCCTGAATTATGCATCGATTGCGGGGCGTGTATCCCGGAATGCCCGGTCGACGCAATCTATCTCGATGAAGATGTGCCGCCGGAATGGGAATCGTATGTAAAGCTGAATGCCGAGATGGTCGAGCAAACGCCCGTAATCTTGGTAAAAAAATCGCCGCTGGCAGACAACGAACGATAGCGACTCGATGCGAAGCCTCTGCACGCTAAACCCGGTTCGTATTGGGGGATACGAACCGGTCGCGTTGTGGATGAGACTGTAGCGATTGGTCGGCACCGGTTCGTTTTGTAGCGGTTGCAGGGGAAAGAGCAGATTTTCATTCATGAAAGTTGTGTAAAGAAGCAAACTGGCAATTCAGATGCCCTACGTTTCATTGTCATTTCGCCCAACGGGGTGCAATGGGAAAGACGTTGAATAGGGGCAAGTCATGAAGAAGTCGGTGGTTGGTTCGTTCATCCAGCGGATGAACTCGTTACGTATTAGCACGAAGCTTATTGGCGGTTTTGTCGTCATCTTTCTCCTGACTTCGTTCGCTTGTTACCTGGGGTACTCGGGGCTGAGTAACTTGGAAGCCGAGATGGGATACATCGCGGCTGACAAGCAAATCTATAGCGACGCGCAAAACATCAAGAATTTGATGCTGCAACATCGCCGGTACGAAAAGGACTTGTTCCTCAATATTGGGAATCCCGAGAAACAAGTCGAAAAGTACTTGCCAAAGCTGAAAGAGAAGCAGGCCGAAATCCAAGTCTTACTGCAAAGCATGCAGCAAACCATCAGCGAGGATCCTCGTTTCGCGCCAGAGGTCAAAGACGTAGCTGGTGCGCTGGTCCAATTACATAATCAATACATGCAAGGCGTATTGTCGGTTGCCGACAAAGCGATCGCCGACACCGATTGGACGCCTCAAGCGGCGAACCAAGCGATGGAGCCGTTCAAAGAGCCGATTCACGAGTTGGAATCAGGCATCGATCTTGTCGCCGACGCCACGACCGAACTGTTCAAACAGCGGATCGAATCATCTGAAGAAGTTGCCGCTCGTTCCCGTGTGGCGATGGTATCCGGAGCCGTGTTGGCTTTGGTCCCATGTCCTTTCATTGTGATGCTGGTCGTCGGTCCCTTGCGGAAGGTTTCGCGGCTACTGGCCGAGATCGCGAAGGCCGAAGGAGACCTGACTCGCCGGCTGCCGGTCGAACGAAACGATGAAATCGGCGAGCTGTCGACTTGGTTCAACAAGTTTGTCGATCAAATGCAAGCGGTCATGATTCGCGTCGGCGAGAATGCCTTGGTTTTGGTTGATTCTTCATCCGAACTTTCTGGCACCGCCGAAGAGCTTTCTGAGCATGCCGACAATACCACCAGCCGATCGGCGTTCGTCGTTTCGGAAGCGGAGCAAATGGTTAGTCGGATGTCGATTGCCTCGAAGTCGACCCAGTCGATGCAAATGAACATCGCTTCGGTGGCCAGCGCGATTGAAGAACTTGCGACATGTATTAACGAGATTTCTGGCAATACCGAACAAGCCTCGGTCGTTGCAGGCGAAGCTGCCCGGGAACTTGAGGAAAGCAATGCGAGCATTGTCGAGCTAGGGAGTGCGGCCCAAGAGATCAATCGCGTGATTGAAACGATTGAAGACATTGCCGAGCAAACCAACTTGTTGGCCCTGAACGCGACCATCGAAGCGGCCCGAGCGGGCGAGGCTGGCAAAGGTTTCAGCATTGTGGCAAACGAAGTGAAAGAGCTCGCACGTCAGGCAGCCTCGGCCACCGATGGAATTCGTGCTCGGATCGATGCCATTCAATTGGCGACGCAAAAGACGACTCGTTCGATCAACGATGTCGGTCAGCACATTGCGAAGGTGAATGATGTCTCGACGATGATCGCGGCGGCGATTCAAGAGCAGAATGCAACGACCCAGTCGATTGCCGATCATATCAACCAAACGACGACTGCCGTCAGCGAAATTAGCGATGGTGTGACCAAGTCGGCTGAGGCTAGCGAAGGAATTCGCAGCAGTATGCACGCCGTCGATCTTGCCGCGCAGCAGACTGCCAGTGGAGCAACTTGCACCCGCCGTTCTGGGGCGGACGTCCAGCGGATCGCCGACGACTTGAACACGCTGCTGGCTCAGTTCCGCGTGTCGTAAGCTCTCCATTCAAGAAACGACGAACACAAATAGGGGCACCGCAATTAAATTGCGGTGCCCCTATTTCATTGGTGAATTACGGCAACCAACGTGATAGAACCTAAGGGTGCATTCTTGAACGGGAGGATCAATGATGGAAGAAGAATTGCTTGCAAGCCAATCGAAACGTTCTTGGTTCCAGTTCAGCGTCCGTACGTTGCTGCTTTTGATGACGCTGGTCTGTGTTTACCTGGCGGGTCATTTTGGCAAAGGCTTCTCAGACCCTAGCCAACTGGAGGGGACTTGGAATGCGACATTGCCGCTCGGCCACGAGCGAGATGTTAAGTTGACTTATCTCGAGGAGAATCGATTTCTGTTGTTATCGCGGGGTTCGGTGTTCGACGGTATCTATTTGCGGGAAGGCGATCGACTGGTAGTTAAGGAGCCAGAAGATATGCGGATGAAGGGGCTCGTTTGGAAATGGCAAGGCGAAAGAATCACCTTGATCTCGGAGCCCGCCGGAAATCCAACCGGATCGAGTTACTTGGGCACGACCCTGGTTCGCGCTGTCGAAGAGAAAACAGATGGTTCTTAGGACATCGCCATCGCGGTTCCCAACCAAGTTTCCTGTACGACAGATCGGAAACGTTTTTTTTTCTTAAACGCCCGGTAAACGGCCTGAATGTTGCTCAATCACCTCTCGTGAGAAGTTCGCCGAGAGAATTGATTCGGAAAGTGCAGGCAACTCGCCTACAATGAACCGAATAGGAAGTAGCTCATCTCGCGAAACCTCTGTTCCCACGGAGACAGGTCGACCTAACCACGGAGTTCCAATCACCGAGTTTGGTCCGGAGATTTTCAGGCGATGTCCGAGCAACCGACAAATTCATCGGCGAACCAAGCCGAAGCGACACGTCACGCAGAGGATGTCGATGCGCGCTTGGGGATGGTCGCTGCGGCGGCTGGCTGGTTGAAACTCGCTTCTATTTGGAACATGCCAGCGTGGCTGATCAGTCTTTTGATTCATTCACTGGGCGTGACTGCGCTGGTGATGGCCACCCTTGCCCCGCTTCCTCCTTCCAAAGTGTTGAATCTGACGGCAACCGACGAACCGGTTGCGGAAGAACTGGTCGAGATGGAATTGGAACTTGAGCCAGAACTGGAGGAGATGGATTTTCAAGCCGCGGCCCCGCAGCTGCTATCGGAATCGTTTGAGACACCTGAGATCGAGCTCGATCCGAATGTGCTGGGCGAGGCAATCCCGGCTGACGAAATGCTGGAAGCGGACCAAGTCGATTTTGCCGGGATGGATCCTGAAGGTTTAATGAGCGAAATCTCTGGGCTGGGTGATGGCATTGGCAATGCCGCTAAGTTTTTTGGTACCGGTGCCACAGGCAAGCGAATCTGCTTCCTGGTCGATAATTCAATCAGCATGTCGGGCGGTCGAATGGAGACAGCGCTCATTGAATTAGAGAAGGCAGTTCGCAAGCTGTCGCCGACGCAAGAGTTTTACATCATCTTCTACAGCGACACGGCCTATCCTCTGTTCTATCCCGATACAGCGGACGAGATGATCGACGCCACCGGCGAGAACAAAGAGAAAGTTCGCGAGTGGCTCAAGACGATCCACATCTGCAATTTCACCAATGGCCGAGAGGCGATTCGGTTAGCGCTGGAGATGAAGCCTGACTTGATCTATATCTTAGGCGACGGCGGTTTTACGGACGCGGCCGATTACGCGTTGATCTCGACGCCAACGCCGGGGGTTACTATCTACACGTTGGGTATGCACGTAAAAGCCTCGGACGCGCGGCGATTTGCCGCGATTGCTGAGAAACATGGCGGTTCGTACCGGGACGTCGGCATCACGCCGCAAGGTGTGGAACAACTGCGAAGAAACGGTCCGATCCCGAATCATAAGAGGCGAGAAGGGATCTGGGGCATTAAATTGCCGTAGCTTAAGACGGCTCGATTTCCTTCAGCAATGCCTCGGCTTCGCGGATG is part of the Blastopirellula marina genome and encodes:
- a CDS encoding HD domain-containing protein; this translates as MSIAMRPLVERIVQGYALPLDGCHGIAHWARVHDIGFRLAEATDADPDVVRLFAVFHDACRESEGHDPQHGPRGAQLAAELRGEFFELTDRQFTLLQEACQGHTDQRHHADVTVQTCWDSDRLDLGRVGIYPNRYFLNTKVAMQEETIRWAHSRAAFLMIPDWLHEQWGVQLPLAARD
- a CDS encoding RNA polymerase sigma factor gives rise to the protein MTDPAAHSVENSQQLLQRFVAADPDAAAEIFYRYLTRLLPLIRRRLSKSLRTRIDPEDVAQSAFRSFFLKAQDDHFTLEKPGDLWRLLAAISLNKLGRQVERHTASKRSVAREVTTDHPVSQHDPQPGEVEALLEEIEVALQAMPPDAREVISQILAGKTVEEIAETSDKSARTLRRWLQIFRETLKRRLHPQDERAIQDNAILLWQDYMLK
- a CDS encoding ferredoxin family protein, coding for MTHVVTGLCDGCKYTDCVTVCPCECFHEGERMLFIDPELCIDCGACIPECPVDAIYLDEDVPPEWESYVKLNAEMVEQTPVILVKKSPLADNER
- a CDS encoding methyl-accepting chemotaxis protein, with product MKKSVVGSFIQRMNSLRISTKLIGGFVVIFLLTSFACYLGYSGLSNLEAEMGYIAADKQIYSDAQNIKNLMLQHRRYEKDLFLNIGNPEKQVEKYLPKLKEKQAEIQVLLQSMQQTISEDPRFAPEVKDVAGALVQLHNQYMQGVLSVADKAIADTDWTPQAANQAMEPFKEPIHELESGIDLVADATTELFKQRIESSEEVAARSRVAMVSGAVLALVPCPFIVMLVVGPLRKVSRLLAEIAKAEGDLTRRLPVERNDEIGELSTWFNKFVDQMQAVMIRVGENALVLVDSSSELSGTAEELSEHADNTTSRSAFVVSEAEQMVSRMSIASKSTQSMQMNIASVASAIEELATCINEISGNTEQASVVAGEAARELEESNASIVELGSAAQEINRVIETIEDIAEQTNLLALNATIEAARAGEAGKGFSIVANEVKELARQAASATDGIRARIDAIQLATQKTTRSINDVGQHIAKVNDVSTMIAAAIQEQNATTQSIADHINQTTTAVSEISDGVTKSAEASEGIRSSMHAVDLAAQQTASGATCTRRSGADVQRIADDLNTLLAQFRVS
- a CDS encoding VWA domain-containing protein — encoded protein: MSEQPTNSSANQAEATRHAEDVDARLGMVAAAAGWLKLASIWNMPAWLISLLIHSLGVTALVMATLAPLPPSKVLNLTATDEPVAEELVEMELELEPELEEMDFQAAAPQLLSESFETPEIELDPNVLGEAIPADEMLEADQVDFAGMDPEGLMSEISGLGDGIGNAAKFFGTGATGKRICFLVDNSISMSGGRMETALIELEKAVRKLSPTQEFYIIFYSDTAYPLFYPDTADEMIDATGENKEKVREWLKTIHICNFTNGREAIRLALEMKPDLIYILGDGGFTDAADYALISTPTPGVTIYTLGMHVKASDARRFAAIAEKHGGSYRDVGITPQGVEQLRRNGPIPNHKRREGIWGIKLP
- a CDS encoding ammonia-forming cytochrome c nitrite reductase subunit c552, with the protein product MTAENTPSQKRAAGTSFFALAGLMLLFAVVTFGVVALLMSIYERKHEARTPFVRVAEVDEVTTDPEPWGLNWPDQYDSYLLTVDSEESEYGGSEALTASKLEEHPWLKRLYAGYAFSIDYREARGHAYMLADQEVTKRVTERKQAGACLHCHASIIPTYRRLGLEEEGDKEVTAEVLAAEFNMPAVMAGFEKMSTMSYEDAHAELEKTPDGTPATEGNAHPVSCIDCHDPETMQIRVTRPGFINGIAALAKSDDPVVHLPSVNRWREGKRERDYDPNQDASRQEMRTFVCAQCHVEYYCANKETLFFPWGGGLKVEEIEKTYDEHKFPDGSDFYDYKHGETGAPVYKAQHPEFELWSQGIHARSGVSCSDCHMPYERKGAMKVSSHNVRSPMLSVNRSCQQCHNVNENELKYRVEGIQERTKALIDRAATAMTDMLDAIRDAKAAGATEEQLQPIYALQRKGMWRLDFISSENSKGFHASQESARILGESIDYCRQAEAMALKLRAPEAPESTAEVEEVKGITPDDKAPN